CATCTGCTCAGTTCGGCTCTGTTCGCCTTTGCCGCCGTTCTGATCGCCGGTGTGAACCTCTACGCCCTGGCGATCGTCGTCGAGGCCCTGCTCGGCTGGCCGCAGTGGGTGGCGATCGTGGTCGCGGGCGCGTTCGTGCTGGCGTACATCACCCTCGGCGGTCTGTCGTCCGCGATCTACAACGAGGTGCTGCAGTTCTTCGTGATCCTCGCGGCCCTCATCCCGGTCGTCGTGCTGGGCCTGAAGAAGGTCGGCGGCTGGGACGGTCTGACGGACTCGCTGACGAAGACGCACGGCGCCGACTTCACGACAGCGTGGGGCGGCACCGGCATCGGAAGCGACAACCCACTCGGCGCGAACTGGCTGACGATCGTGCTCGGCCTGGGCTTCGTGCTGTCCTTCGGTTACTGGACGACGAACTTCGCGGAGGTCCAGCGCGCCCTGTCCGCGAAGAACCTGAGCGCCGCCCAGCGCACCCCGCTCATCGCCGCGTTCCCGAAGATCTTCATCGTGTTCCTGGTGATGATCCCGGGGCTGACGGTCGCGGCCCTGATCCCCGGCTTCGGCACCGCCGACTCGGGCTACCAGTACAACGACGCCATCCCGTATCTGATGGAGCAGTTGCTGCCCAACGGTGTCCTCGGCATCGCCGTGACCGGTCTGCTCGCGGCGTTCATGGCGGGCATGGCGGCCAACATTTCGTCCTTCAACACCGTGTTCACCAACGACATCTGGGCCCGGTACGTGGTCAAGGGCCGTCAGGACGAGTACTACGTCGGGTTCGGCCGCCTGATCACGGTGATCGGCGTGTGCGCCTCGATCGGCACGGCGTTCCTGGCGTCGTCGTTCTCGAACATCATGAGCTACCTCCAGACGCTGTTCTCCTTCTTCAACGTGCCGATGTTCGTCGTCTTCATCGTCGGCATGTTCTGGAAGCGCGCCTCCGCGGTGTCCGGCTTCTGGGGACTGCTCGCCGGCACCGTGGCCGCGATGGTGAACTACTTCTGGATCTACAAGGAGGGGATCATCGACATCCCCTCCGACCAGGGCGCCAACTTCGTCTCCGCGATCGTGGGCTTCGTCGCCGGCGCGGTCGTCATGGTCGCCGTGTCGCTGTTCACCAAGCCGAAGCCGGCCGAGGAGCTCCAGGGCCTGGTCTACGGCACCGTCTCGCCCGGCATGTCGGAGGCACCGGCCGTCGGCGACGACGCCTGGTACCGCAAGCCGGCCCTGCTGGGCTGGGGTGCGATCATCCTGGCCGCCGCCTGCTACATCCCGTTCTCGTTCTGACGGCATCCTGGCAAGGGAGTTTGAGAAACCATGTCTGAGCACTCCGGACACTCCGAATACTCCGAGAAGGACGTCCTGCGGGAAGTCAGCGAGTTGCAGGCCAAGTCCGCCACCGCGGCCCGCATCTTCGACCTGCGCCGCATCATCGGCGGCCTGTTCGTGATCTACGGCGTGATCGTCACGATCGCGGGCATCTCCCCGTCCGACGCCGACCTGGACAAGGCCGAGGGCGTCAACATCAACCTCTGGACCGGGCTGGGCATGCTGGCGCTGGGGCTGTTCTTCCTGGCCTGGCTGTGGCTGCGGCCGACGCCTCCGCCGCCGCCGGACGTCCTGCCGGACGAGTCGGCCGAGTGACCTCGCCGGTGAGATCGGGGCCGGAGTCCTTTACGGGCTCCGGCCCCGTTTCTGATCCACTCGGCGCCGTTTCTGACTCGGGCCTCGCTCTGACCTACTCCAGTCCCGTCCCCGTCCCCGTCTCCGGAGCCGAGTGCGGTACCGGACCCGCTCGGTCCAGCAGCCCGGTCCTGGCCGCCAGGGCCGCCGCCTCCAGCCGCGACCCCACGCCCAGCTTCATCAGCACCCGCTGCACATGCGTGCGGGCGGTCGACGGGGCGATGCCCATGCCCGCCGCGATCAGCCGGGTGTCCTCGCCGTCGGCGACCCTGACCAGGACCTCGACTTCTCTGGGCGTCAGCATCTGCAGCAGGCGCTGGCCCTCGTCGTCCGGCTGAACCGCCGGGTTGAGGAGTTCGCTGAAGGCGCCTTGCAGGAGCTGCGGCGCCACGGCCGCCTCGCCCGCCCTGGCCTTCATGATCGCTCGCTCCACGCCTTCGATGCGCTCGTCATGCCGTACATAGCCCGAGGCGCCCGCGGCGAACGCGGCGGCTATGCCGCGCGGTGACGGCACGGGCCCGAGAACCAGCACCGCGACCTGCGGGCGCTCCCGTTTGATCTTCAGCACCGGGTCGAACGTCCCCGGCTCGGCCGGTGCCGCCGTGCCGAGCAGGCACACCTCAGGTGCGCGCGTGATCACCAGTTCCGCCGCGCCCGCGGCCGGTGCCGCCGCGGCGAGCACGCGATGGCCCCGCAGTTTCAGCGCCGAGGCCAGTGCCTCGGCCAGCAGTCGGTGGTCGTCGACCACCATGAGCCGCACTCCCATCGAGCAACCCCCCAGTCCCCCCAATGGATGCCCCACTATGCATGCCCACTGGTCCGCGCGGCCAGAAGCCCCCACCCGGCTCCCCCGCTCTTCATGCCCCCGGAAGCTACACGCTTGTTCGACGTTGCGCTCCCCTACCGGTGAGAAGTGCCCCGGATCGACGGAACTTCTCGCTTTCCGCTCGTTCGAGGGTGATGGGGCGGTACGCGCACGGCCCCGCCTCTGAGCAGGGACGGGGCCGTCAACGCGGGCGAGTGGTTCAGCCGTTCGTGCCGAACGCGATCACCAGGTACCTCTTGTCGTCCGGATTTCCGAGTTCACTCGCGTACACGGAAGACATGTACAGATGCCCCTGCGAGTAGAGGAGTTCGGAGTACTGCGGAGACATACGGGTCTCCACATCCCGCACCGTCTTCACGGCCGGGTTCTCCAGCAGCTTCGTCTCCTTGAAGCTGCCACCGTCGATGCTGACGATCTGTCCGCCCTTGTCGTACGGCGGACGCTTGTACGCGATGATGTTGCCGCCGTCCATACGCAGCGGCGTGATCGTGTACCGGTCGCCCGCGTCCGCGCGCTGCCCGGTCTGCTTGCCGGTGGCCAGGTCGAAGGCGACGATCTCGTTGGTACGGCCGTACTCGCCGCCGCCGTCGTGCTCCTGGGTCTCCACATAGAGCCGGTCGTTGCCCACCACGACGCCCGTGCAGGACTCGATCCTGGTGACGCCGGAGCAGCGGGCCTCGAACTGGTCGCCCGGCACGGAGATGCGGATGCGCAGCTTGCCGGTGCTGTTGTCGATCGAGAAGACGTCCGTGATGCCGATGGCGTCCTTGGAGTCGCCGACCTCGGCGGCCACGACGAGCGGCTGGGTGGACACGACGCTGGCGTACTCGACCCCCTCGGCCAGCTTGTACTCGGAGTTCACCTTCCCGGACTTCGGATCGATGGTCTGGATGTGCAGCTGGGGATTGTCGTAGGAGCCGCACCTGCGGACCGCGACCAGCTTCTCGCCGCCGGCGTACCCGGCGTCGTGGCAGTCCTCGTTGGCCTTGGGGATCCACAGCGGCTTGCCGGACTCGAGGTCGAACGCGGCGCCGCCGCCGGAGCCGCCGGCGGCGACCGTGCCGCCGCTGACGGTGATGTTGTCGAACCGGATCGGCTGGCCGCCGACCTCGGCGGTCTTCGTCCACAGCTTTTTGCCGGCGTCGAGGTCGAGCGCGGCGATCTGGGTGCAGCCGTTCGAGGGCTTCGCCTTGGTCGGCATCGCGGGCTCGAAGGCGACGGCCGTCAGGTTGTCCTCGGTGACGTGCTTGCTGGCCTGGCAGACCGGGCCCGGCAGCGGGATCTTCCACAGCTCGGTGCCCTTGTCGGGGTCGTAGCCGACGATCTCGGCGACGCCGCTCTTCACGTACGCCTTGTCGGTCAGCCACGAGCCGGACACGACGACGGTGGTGTCGTCCGCGACCTTGGGTGACGGGACCTGGAAGAGGACCTGCGAGGAGGCGTCGGCGGGCGCCTTCTCCGTGCCGGCGGGGACGCTGCCGCCGCCTCCCGTGCCGTCGTCGTCCCCGCCGCCGGTGCCGCCGCTGGAGCCGGCGGTGTCGTCCTTGCCGCCCTCGTCACCGGACTGCGAGTACCACACGCCGCCGACGATCAGCGCGATCACCACGACGGCCGCCACGATCACGGCCAGCGTCGTGTTGGACTTCCGCCCGCCGCCGTTCGGCACGGTGGGGTGGGGGTGCTGCGGCATGCCCGGCTGCGGATAGCCGTAGCCGGAGGGCTGGCCGTACGGGTTCTGCGGCTGTGCGTACGGGTTGGGCTGCTGGCCCGGGTAGCCGTATCCGGGCGGGGGCGACTGGGGGTGGCCGAAGCCGGGCTGCGGCGGTGGGGCGGCGGGTGGCATGCCCTGGGGGGCGTGCGGTGGGTGCGCGGGGGGCTGCGGTGCGCCGAAACCGCCGGGGCCCGACTGCTGGGGCGGTTGCGGCTGGGGCGGCTGGTCCTGGGGTGGGCCGAACCCTCCCCCCTGCGGGGGCTGGTGGGGCGGCGGTGGGGGCGGCGGCTGGGTCATGGCGTGGGTACCTCAGGGGAGGGGGACGGCGGGTGCGGCGGGTACTCAGGGGACGGCGGTCAAGGTCATGCCTGGTGCGCGCCTCACTTGCCGAAGGCGAGCATCAGCTTCTCCTTGCTCTCGTCGTTGCCGCTCAGCCGGGTGCTCGCGAGGTAGAAACGCCCGTCGACCCAGTCGAACACGCTGGAGAAGAAGCCGTTTTCGACGTTCGCCGTGCCCGCCGGGTTCTGCAGCAGCTTCGTCGGCGTGTGGCTGCTGCCGGTCACCGGGATCGACACGACCTGGCCGCCCGCGTCGTACGACGGCTGGACGTACGCGATGAGCTTGCCGTCCTCGACCTTGATCGGCAGCATCGGCTCCTCCACCGGGGACTTGACGCGCCACTTCTCCTTGCCGTTGGCGAGGTTGATCGCGACGATCTCGTTGGCGGTGGTGGTGGCGTCGGTGGGCAGGTAGAGCGTGTCGGCGTCGGCGGCCGAACCGGTGCAGCCCTGCAGATCACGCTGGAGGATGGCCCATCCGCACTTGGCGCCGATGTTGAGGTCGACGCCGACCTGCGAGCGGAACTTGCCGCCGGCGCCGAAGGTGGAGATGTTCCACGCCTTCTTGTCCTCGTTGGTGCTGTAGATGACCAACGGGTCGAGGGAGTAGACGCGCGCGACCTTCCAGCCCGTCTGGAACTTCCGGGTCCACTTGGCCTTGCCGGTCGCCGGGTCGAGCTCCTGCACCTCGTCGTGCTCATTGGTGCCGGTGGCATCGCAGGACGCCACGGCGATCAGCTTCTCACCGCCCGCGAACGCGTCCGGGAAGCACTTGTCGCCGTACCTCGTCTTGTCCCACAGCTTGTCGCCGCTGTCGATGTCGTACGCCGTACCGGACTGCGAGCGGCCCACCATCAGCGTCTTGCCGGTGATGGACAACTCGACGTCGAGCGTGCTGTCGAACAGCGCGCCGTCGCCGACCGTGCCCTTCCAGCCCTGTTCGCCGGTGTTGAGGTCGATCTGCTGGAGCTGGTTGCACTTGGCGCGGTCGCTGCTGCCGTTCATGTACGCCACGACGATCTTGTCGCCGGACGACTTCTGCGGCGTGACCGCGCAGATCTTCTGCGGGAAGGTGATCGGGTCCCAGGTCTCGCTGCCGTCGCCGACGTTGTAGGCGAAGAGCTGCTTGTACGCCGCCTTCACCGCCGCCTTGTCGGTGATCCACAGGCCGGGGGCGTCGGCGCCGCTGCCGGGCGCGTCCGGTGCCTCCTTGTACCAGAGCACCTTCGACTCGCCCGCCTGGCGACCCTCGTTGAGGTCCTCCGGGTCGGAGCCGCCGTCACCGCCGCCGCCGTCACCGGAGCCGGTCGGGGCATCGGAGCCCTTCGGGTCGTCGCTCTGCTGGGCGACCGGCTTCTTGTCCTTGTCGTTGCCGCCACTGGTCACCGCGAACACGGTGCCGCCGATGACGACCAGCGCCGCGACCGCGGCGCCGATGACGAGAGCGGGCTTTCCCTTGAAGGGGTTGCGCGAGCCGGGGCCAGGCGCGCCCGGGTACTGCGGCGGCGGGTAGCCGTAACCCTGGGCGGGCTGCTGGCCGTAGGGCCCGGGCTGCTGCTGGCCGTACGGTCCCGGCTGCTGCGGCGGCTGGGCGTACGGACCGGAGGCGTAGGGCCCCGGCTGCTGGCCGTACGGGCCTGGCTGCCCCGGCTGCTGCGGGTAGCCGTACCCCGGCTGCGGGGTGCCCGACGGCGGGCCCTGCGGGGGCGGCGGTGCCTGGGGCGGGCCCTGGGGCGGAGGGGGTGTCTGAGGGGGGCCCTGCGGCGGGGGCGGGGGCTGCGGAGCGCCACCCTGCTGCGGGGGCTGCGGTGCTCCGAAGCCGCCCTGGCGTGGGTCCTGTGGTGCTCCGAAGCCGCCTTGCGGCGGCTGGTTGGGCGGCTGGCTCATGAGCGGTTCCCCCTTCGACCGGTGTGGTGCCACGTTCTGTGCCGTCGCGTCTCGGCCACACCAGCCGTCTCTCAGACTTTTCTCAGACGAGCCTTTCTATCACCCGCCGCCGACAGCGCACCGGCGCTCATCGGCCCCTGTTCCCAAGGGAGGACCGGCCTGTGATGCCCTCGTTATGACCCTTCACGCCCCCTTCACGCACCAGCGCGCCGGGCCCCAAGTGCTACGCGTCCTCGGCGAGTTCCAGCCAGCGCAGTTCCAGTTCCTCCCGCTCGCCGGTCAACTGCCGCAGCTCGGCGTCCAGTTCGGCCACCTTTGCGAAGTCCGTGGCGTTGTCGGCGATCCGGTCGTGCAGCTTGGTCTCCTTCTCGGAGATCTTGTCGAGCTGCCGCTCGATCTTCTGCAGCTCCTTCTTGGCGGCGCGCTGGTCGGCGGCGCTCGGCCCGGCGGCGGACTTCACCGCGACGGGCGCCGAAGCGGCCACCGCCTCCTCCATGCGCCGGCGCCGCTCCAGGTACTCGTCGATGCCGCGCGGCAGCATCCGCAGGGTGGCGTCGCCGAGGAGGGCGAAGACCCGGTCCGTCGTCCGCTCGATGAAGAACCGGTCGTGGGAGATGACGATCATCGAGCCGGGCCAGCCGTCGAGGACGTCCTCGAGCTGGGTGAGGGTCTCGATGTCGAGGTCGTTGGTGGGCTCGTCGAGGAAGAGGACATTGGGCTCGTCCATGAGGAGCCGGAGGATCTGGAGCCTGCGCCGCTCACCACCGGACAGATCACCGACCGGCGTCCACTGCTTCTCCTTGTTGAAGCCGAACGTCTCGCACAGCTGCCCGGCGGTCATCTCGCGTCCCTTGCCGAGATCGACGCGCTCCCGCACCTGCTGCACGGCTTCCAGCACCCGCAGGCCGGGGTCGAGTTCGCCGACCTCCTGGGAGAGATAGGCGAGCTTGACGGTCTTTCCTACGGCGATCCGCCCGCCGGCCGGCTGCGCCTCGCCCTCGGTCCGTGCCGCCTCGGCCATGGCGCGCAGCAGGGAGGTCTTGCCGGCGCCGTTGACGCCGACGAGACCGATGCGGTCGCCGGGGCCGAGCTGCCACGTCAGATGCTTGAGCAGCACCTTCGGCCCGGCCTGGACGGTCACGTCCTCCAGGTCGAAGACCGTCTTGCCGAGCCGCGAGGACGCGAACTTCATCAGCTCGCTGCTGTCCCGGGGCGGCGGTACGTCCGCGATCAGCTCGTTGGCGGCCTCGACGCGGAAGCGGGGCTTCGACGTACGGGCGGGGGCGCCGCGCCGCAGCCAGGCCAGCTCCTTGCGGACCAGGTTCTGCCGCTTGGTCTCCTCGGTGGCGGCGATGCGCTCGCGTTCGGCGCGCGCGAAGACGTAGTTGGAGTAGCCGCCCTCGTACTCGTAGACCGAGCCCTTCTGCACGTCCCACATGCGCGTGCAGACCTGGTCCAGGAACCAGCGGTCGTGGGTGACGCACACGAGCGCGGACCGGCGCTCGCGCAGGTGCTGGGCGAGCCAGGCGATGCCCTCCACGTCGAGGTGGTTGGTGGGCTCGTCCAGGACGATCAGGTCCTGCTCGTCGATGAGCAGCTTGGCGAGCGCGATACGGCGGCGCTCACCGCCGGAGAGGGGGCCGATGACGGTGTCCAGCCCCTGCGGGAACCCGGGCAGGTCAAGCCCTCCGAACAGCCCGGTGAGCACATCCCTGATCTTGGCGTTGCCCGCCCACTCATGGTCGGCCAGATCCCGGATGACCTCGTGGCGCACGGTGGCTGCCGGGTCGAGGGAGTCGTGCTGGGTCAGCACACCCAGCCGCAGCCCGCCGGAGTGCGTGACGCGTCCGGTGTCGGCCTGCTCCAGCTTGGCGAGCATCCGGATGAGGGTCGTCTTGCCGTCGCCATTACGGCCCACGACGCCGATGCGTTCCCCCTCGGAGACGCCGAGGGAGATCCCGTCGAGCAGGGCACGGGTGCCGTACACCTTGCTGACGTTCTCGACATTGACCAGATTGACGGCCATTACTCTCCTGACACGGGGGTCGATCGACCCTCCAGGGTAGTCGGCGGGGCGGGGTGCGGTCCGTCCGGCGGGGTTTCCCGGGCGGCATCGGCCGCTGGACCACCGGCGGCTCCGTCCGCTGGACCACCGGTCGGCCTGGCCGAAACGCGGAGGCTGGGTCCTTTCTGGATTCCTCTGGACTCAGCGGCCTAGCATGATCGTTCGCTTGTGCGATGAGCGGTGATGTCTGCGACCGGGGGTGGCCAACGTGAGCGCTGAGGCGTTGCGGCTGCGGCTGGCGGACCTGGCGGCGACCGGGCAGGGCGACCTGCGTGAGGTCGTGGGGGAGTTCCGGCGGGGTGAGGTGCTGGTGCCGGTGGTGGACGGTGCGCTGCTGTCGGTGGAGGCGGGTGGTGTCCGCTGGTTGCTGGTGTTCACGGATGATGCGGCGCTGGAACGTTTCGCTGGGGCGCGGGGTGAGGCTGTGCCCGAGCGCGTGCCGGTGTATGGGGCGCGGCTGCTGGATCAGGTGATCCCGGAGGCGGCGCGGGTGAGCGGGCCGGTGGGGATCGCGGTGGATGCGGGGAGCGCGGCGGGGATGGTGCTGCCTCCGGTGATGGGGATCGTGGCGGACGCGGTGGCGGTGGACGCGGAGGGGGCGAACCTGTGAGTGGGGGTCACGGGGGCGGGTACCGGGTCGATCCGGAGGCGCTGGCGCGGATCACCCGGGGCATCAACCAGGCGATGGACGAGCTGAAGGAGCTGGGCTTCGACATCGAGGCGAACCTGGGGCGCGGCTTCGACGAGCTGGAGCTGGCGGGCCTGGAGGTGGGGGATGCGAATCTGCGGCAGGTGTTCGCCGACTTCTGCGAGCGGTGGGGCTGGGGTGTGCGCTCGCTGATGCAGGACGCGAATGAGTTCGCGGGGCGGCTGAATCTGTCGGCGGGGATCTATCACGAGCAGGAGGAGTACGTCTCCAGCACCCTGAAGACGGCGTGGACGGCGGCTGCGGGCAACCCCTACCTGACGGCGGAGGAGGCCGGGCAGCGCTCCTGGTCGGACACCTTGAAGGACAACACCGTCTCGCACGTCGCCGGCGCGGACTACAGCGCGGAGTCCTTCGCGGCGGGCGGGGAGGCGGCCCAGCAGGCCTGGGCGCAGGCCGGGCAGGACGTGGAGAGTTCGACGGTGACCCCGGACGCGCTGCTGGACCCGGACACGGACTGGCAGTGGAGCGGCCTGCCCGAGGCCCAGGCGTCCGGGGAGGGTGAGCGCTGATGGGCCTGGGGGATGCGCTCAACAGCCTCGGGGACGGCCTGGAGAGCGCCGTCGACGGCGCGAAGGAGGGCGTCGGGGAGGCCGTCAACTGGGGTGCGGACCGGGCGGCGGACGGGCTGTCGGCGGTCGGCGCGGACGGCATGGCAGAGGGGGTGCGCGACTTCGGCGAGGGCGTGAACAACCGGCTGGGCGGCGGGGTCGCCGAGCGCCAGCTGGGAGAGAGCGAGGACCCGAAGGAGCTGGTTCATGGCAGTCCGGAGGCGTTGGAGGCGCGGGCGAGGCATCTGCGGGACTTTGCCCGGGCGTTTGAGAACGTCGGCAAGGGGATGCGGTCGCTGGATGGCGGGGATGGCTGGCAGGGGCAGGCGGCGGTTGCCTTTCGTGCGAAGTTCGACATGCAGCCCAAGCAGTGGCTGACGGCGGCCGACGCCTGTGCGGAGGCGGCCGGCGCTTTGGAGGCGTATGCGGACACGGTGCGCTGGGCGCAGCAGCAGGCGCAGGTCGCGATCGACGCCTTCCGGAGCGCGCAGGAGGCTTACCGGCGGGCGGCGGACGCGCACAACGCCCGGGTGGAGGCGTACAACCAGGCGGCCGAGCGGTACAACACCGCGCTTGCGGCAGGCCGGGATCCGGGGCAGAGGCCGACCGAGCCCGGCGTGTTCACCGACCCGGGGGTGGCGGGTCGGCGGGAGGCCGGGGAGATCCTGGCCGAGGCGCGCCGCCAGCGCACGGACGTGGCCCGGGACGCACAGCGCCGGATCGCCACCGCCCTGGCGACGGCCCCGCCGAAGCCGGAGTTCACCGACCGGCTCGGCGCGAACGCCGCGGATGCCTTCGTCGGCACCCAGCTGAACTCGGTCCATGTGATGGGCGGCCTGCTCAGGGGCGGCGCGGACATGGTGAAGCTGGCCCGCACGGTCAACCCGATGGACCCCTACAACCTCACCCACCCCGGCGAGTGGCTGGGCCAGTCCAACATGCTGCTGGCCGGGCTGGTGGGGACGGCCGCCCACCCCGAACGGCTGCCGATGTCGGTGCTGGGCAGCGGCTGGCGCAGCGACCCGGGCGATGCGATGGGGTACCTGGCTTCGAACCTGATCGGCGGCAAGGGAGCGGGGGCCGCGGGGAAGGGGGCGCTGCGCGGGGCCGCCAAAGGGGCGGCGACGGGAGGAGCCCGGGAGGGTGTCCGTGCCGGACTGCGGGACGCCGCCCGGAAGCTGTGGTGCAAGACCTTCGGCGGCGACCCCATCGACATGGCCACCGGCCGCATGTCGCTGCCCCAGACGGACGTCTCCCTGCCCGCCAAGCTGCCCCTGGTCTTCACCCGTCAGTTCGAGTCGTCCTACCGGGCCGGCCGCTGGTTCGGCCCCGCCTGGACCTCCACCGCGGACCAGCGCCTGGAGATCGACGCCGAGGGCGTCATCTTCGTCCGCGAGGACGGCTCCCTGCTGGCGTATCCGCACCCCGCACCCGGGGTGCCGGTACTGCCCGTGGACGGCGACCACCACCCGCTGACCGTGGACGGCTACGGCGACTACACGGTCACCGACCCCGAATCCGGCCGCACCTGGTACTTCGCGGCCCCGGGCGGGGACGGCAACGGCATCGCCCTGCTGGAGCAGCTCA
This genomic window from Streptomyces sp. DG2A-72 contains:
- a CDS encoding sodium:solute symporter family protein — encoded protein: MQTPTYLAAELRLPTNWLDYTILGIYFVVVLGIGFAARRSVKTSLDFFLSGRSLPAWITGLAFISANLAATEILGMAANSAQYGAYTVHWYWIGAIPAMVFLGLVMMPFYYGSKVRSVPEMLLLRFDKWAHLLSSALFAFAAVLIAGVNLYALAIVVEALLGWPQWVAIVVAGAFVLAYITLGGLSSAIYNEVLQFFVILAALIPVVVLGLKKVGGWDGLTDSLTKTHGADFTTAWGGTGIGSDNPLGANWLTIVLGLGFVLSFGYWTTNFAEVQRALSAKNLSAAQRTPLIAAFPKIFIVFLVMIPGLTVAALIPGFGTADSGYQYNDAIPYLMEQLLPNGVLGIAVTGLLAAFMAGMAANISSFNTVFTNDIWARYVVKGRQDEYYVGFGRLITVIGVCASIGTAFLASSFSNIMSYLQTLFSFFNVPMFVVFIVGMFWKRASAVSGFWGLLAGTVAAMVNYFWIYKEGIIDIPSDQGANFVSAIVGFVAGAVVMVAVSLFTKPKPAEELQGLVYGTVSPGMSEAPAVGDDAWYRKPALLGWGAIILAAACYIPFSF
- a CDS encoding response regulator transcription factor, whose protein sequence is MGVRLMVVDDHRLLAEALASALKLRGHRVLAAAAPAAGAAELVITRAPEVCLLGTAAPAEPGTFDPVLKIKRERPQVAVLVLGPVPSPRGIAAAFAAGASGYVRHDERIEGVERAIMKARAGEAAVAPQLLQGAFSELLNPAVQPDDEGQRLLQMLTPREVEVLVRVADGEDTRLIAAGMGIAPSTARTHVQRVLMKLGVGSRLEAAALAARTGLLDRAGPVPHSAPETGTGTGLE
- a CDS encoding PQQ-binding-like beta-propeller repeat protein, with product MTQPPPPPPPHQPPQGGGFGPPQDQPPQPQPPQQSGPGGFGAPQPPAHPPHAPQGMPPAAPPPQPGFGHPQSPPPGYGYPGQQPNPYAQPQNPYGQPSGYGYPQPGMPQHPHPTVPNGGGRKSNTTLAVIVAAVVVIALIVGGVWYSQSGDEGGKDDTAGSSGGTGGGDDDGTGGGGSVPAGTEKAPADASSQVLFQVPSPKVADDTTVVVSGSWLTDKAYVKSGVAEIVGYDPDKGTELWKIPLPGPVCQASKHVTEDNLTAVAFEPAMPTKAKPSNGCTQIAALDLDAGKKLWTKTAEVGGQPIRFDNITVSGGTVAAGGSGGGAAFDLESGKPLWIPKANEDCHDAGYAGGEKLVAVRRCGSYDNPQLHIQTIDPKSGKVNSEYKLAEGVEYASVVSTQPLVVAAEVGDSKDAIGITDVFSIDNSTGKLRIRISVPGDQFEARCSGVTRIESCTGVVVGNDRLYVETQEHDGGGEYGRTNEIVAFDLATGKQTGQRADAGDRYTITPLRMDGGNIIAYKRPPYDKGGQIVSIDGGSFKETKLLENPAVKTVRDVETRMSPQYSELLYSQGHLYMSSVYASELGNPDDKRYLVIAFGTNG
- a CDS encoding PQQ-binding-like beta-propeller repeat protein, producing the protein MSQPPNQPPQGGFGAPQDPRQGGFGAPQPPQQGGAPQPPPPPQGPPQTPPPPQGPPQAPPPPQGPPSGTPQPGYGYPQQPGQPGPYGQQPGPYASGPYAQPPQQPGPYGQQQPGPYGQQPAQGYGYPPPQYPGAPGPGSRNPFKGKPALVIGAAVAALVVIGGTVFAVTSGGNDKDKKPVAQQSDDPKGSDAPTGSGDGGGGDGGSDPEDLNEGRQAGESKVLWYKEAPDAPGSGADAPGLWITDKAAVKAAYKQLFAYNVGDGSETWDPITFPQKICAVTPQKSSGDKIVVAYMNGSSDRAKCNQLQQIDLNTGEQGWKGTVGDGALFDSTLDVELSITGKTLMVGRSQSGTAYDIDSGDKLWDKTRYGDKCFPDAFAGGEKLIAVASCDATGTNEHDEVQELDPATGKAKWTRKFQTGWKVARVYSLDPLVIYSTNEDKKAWNISTFGAGGKFRSQVGVDLNIGAKCGWAILQRDLQGCTGSAADADTLYLPTDATTTANEIVAINLANGKEKWRVKSPVEEPMLPIKVEDGKLIAYVQPSYDAGGQVVSIPVTGSSHTPTKLLQNPAGTANVENGFFSSVFDWVDGRFYLASTRLSGNDESKEKLMLAFGK
- a CDS encoding ABC-F family ATP-binding cassette domain-containing protein, whose protein sequence is MAVNLVNVENVSKVYGTRALLDGISLGVSEGERIGVVGRNGDGKTTLIRMLAKLEQADTGRVTHSGGLRLGVLTQHDSLDPAATVRHEVIRDLADHEWAGNAKIRDVLTGLFGGLDLPGFPQGLDTVIGPLSGGERRRIALAKLLIDEQDLIVLDEPTNHLDVEGIAWLAQHLRERRSALVCVTHDRWFLDQVCTRMWDVQKGSVYEYEGGYSNYVFARAERERIAATEETKRQNLVRKELAWLRRGAPARTSKPRFRVEAANELIADVPPPRDSSELMKFASSRLGKTVFDLEDVTVQAGPKVLLKHLTWQLGPGDRIGLVGVNGAGKTSLLRAMAEAARTEGEAQPAGGRIAVGKTVKLAYLSQEVGELDPGLRVLEAVQQVRERVDLGKGREMTAGQLCETFGFNKEKQWTPVGDLSGGERRRLQILRLLMDEPNVLFLDEPTNDLDIETLTQLEDVLDGWPGSMIVISHDRFFIERTTDRVFALLGDATLRMLPRGIDEYLERRRRMEEAVAASAPVAVKSAAGPSAADQRAAKKELQKIERQLDKISEKETKLHDRIADNATDFAKVAELDAELRQLTGEREELELRWLELAEDA
- a CDS encoding SseB family protein, encoding MSAEALRLRLADLAATGQGDLREVVGEFRRGEVLVPVVDGALLSVEAGGVRWLLVFTDDAALERFAGARGEAVPERVPVYGARLLDQVIPEAARVSGPVGIAVDAGSAAGMVLPPVMGIVADAVAVDAEGANL